The genomic interval cgagttttaTATAGTGGATGCAAGTTTTCGagtccacaccacaggcttcccagtcggttgatttgtattttgatttcatgctgatcagcggtctttttcgaGAACCTCTGTACTGAAACATGTTCGTCCCGTCCTCCGAGCATTCATTTTCTattaatgggggggggggggggggggggggggggggaaataggttcgcggatcggcggattcggccccgaaatgttCACGGATTATGGATttagatgattatttcagcggattggcggattttggaaatacggcggatcacggatctgttgaaAATTTGGGCACGGATTTCGAATTTTcactgctttgacggtcgaatttcggattttaaatgaattttaatcaatgctattgtttatctgtcaaaccatgcggatctaaaaatatctgcggatccacgtATTTGCCCTGAAAAtgttgcggatcggcggatttacatacccctattcacccccccccccccccccctattagAAATTTCTAGTTTATTCATTCACACAGTGAGCTTTGGGTACCTGTGGTTTGGGGAACCTCCAACAGAGcgcacaggaatcccaagcGGTAGAATCGttgtaaacacgaattcctgcatgCAAGTACGTGAAAAATTTAAGAGACCCAGTTCTACGGCgacaaaaaaggaaacaaaaaaatattgaagagGGCTTCCTAATATGGTGTTCAATAGCAAGATTGActggggactctccagaaaagtagacgagggtgatcgtcacatcttttagggtataaattTTGACCTCAACTGCCATTAGGTAGTTgaccgacacaaagaacggctGCGCGGGAGACCACATTAGGGGACATTAAAggattttgctatctcttatgGTATAAAATACGATCATCTGCTATTCAAAGGTGTTGTTTAaaccttttttctattttgtcatctcttagggttaaaaatcgaccacacccaatttgctatcgcTTAGagtttctgttgaccacgcccaatTTTTGCCCGCTTTATCTTATCGAAAGTCCCCACCCCAAGGATGCCGTACCAGTCTTGCTACACGGCAAAAGCACGATCACTGATTCAAAACGTCAAGCTGTTTTGATGTGCTGACTCAAACACCAtgttcattttattttgtacatCACAAATCCACACCCATTTAACTTTTACTTCTCGCAATCTATTGAGCACGACTCGATTAGTGCGATGTCCTGTGGGGTGGAGGGTGGGGATATGAATATTGAACCCTGaagaaaatttgaaatttggAGTGATCTCAAATGCCCAAAACTTTTTAAAGTTCCTTAAAATGTTGTTAAGATTGCAGTGTGTTGTTTTAATGTGTGTGTGGATGCAAATTACACACACAACAAAAAATAGGGTTCTATCTCTCCCTACCCCTCTAGCACCAATGACGATATCTTCGCCCTTCACAACATTGTCAGGAGcatataaatattatttttaatttaatacTCTGGACCTAAAGAATTATTGAAATTTACAGCATATTATATGTTCTTTCAGAAAAACTAGAATTGAATAAAAATCAGTACTACCTGCCTAAGAATATATATGTAGTGCTTAGATACTAAAATACACTAATAAACACAATACACTTCACTACAATGCTGCTAAGTAGACTAAAATTATAAGGCATTTCAAACTATTCAAGGCTGAGGCGGATCTACGGGTGGGCCGAGCGGACATTGAACTCCTTTTTACAGGTATTTCAAAAAGAACAAGAAATGTAAGGAAATTCACAGAAAAGCAATGAATCAGGGCTTGCTTCAGCCCCTCTTTCTGGAacttctggatccgcccctggggggggggcagattTTCCCAGTGCCAACCCTTACTACTGCCCTGTTGTATTGCAGGGCCTTCAAGTGGAGATTGCTAAGTCCCTACTTaggtggaagttattttatctttttagttcaaataaaacttaagtcgactttaaaaaaaaagtatccaGAGGTCGGTGGAAAATAGCCAGCATTTGTACTTGAATTGTATCGAAGAGAAATATTCACTTTTCAGGAGTGGTTAAAGGCTTTCCCCTGTCACTGAAACCATCTGCTGAAAAGAAGAGATTCAAATGGACGTGAATAActgatacaataaaaaaaaaattcccagaACCATATTCAGGGGCAgtggagggaagggggggactGGTATTGCATGGGTTACGCAGATGGGGTTTCGGGTATAAACATCTCACTACTTACCTGATAGCTCCAATTTCTCTAATGCTGTGGTGGCTGTACGGACATCTTCATCTTGCTCTGAGGCATGCACTTGAGTCATTTCTAAATTGAAAAGATATTATGGTTTACACACTGACTCTGACATtcatacaacaacaacaacaacaacataactttatttaaggaaaatataaACGGACAGCTAGCAAAAGCTATTCATGGTGGGAGGCAAGTATTCAAAAACTATAATTACTAAATACATATAACCCTGATATACATTCTTAATGTATAAAAACTGAATAAGAAACCAATAGGCAACAGACTATTGTGAATAAACATACCCAGGTAAGGTAGCCTTGGTTTGCCGTCTATTGCTTTTCAAGggttttttcaaaaaaactgtCCATCAGACAGGCTAGCAATTGTTGGCGGATTTGAGCAGGCAGTAGAGGCAGAGAGCTATACAGTTTTATGGGATGCTTATTTGAACCAgatgaataataaaaatgctGAACACCAACATTTGTCTGAATGGTTCATTTATATTGATAATGCActctctaaaaataaaatatccaAAATCATTACAGTACCTTCCAATGTCTCTGCTATATCTCTCCTTCCTGCTTGCTTCAATGCAACCATCAATACTTGAATAGTAGCAGATGCTGCATTTAGCTGTTTCCATTTATTAAGCATTTGGGTAGATTTCTCCTTTGTCTTACGGTACTCGTCCTCTATATTGTCAAGTATACTTTCCTTTAATTTTAACCTTCTTCCAACATCTTTCCAGTCAATGCTTATTTCCTCCGCTATAGAGGTGATTATCTCTTGAGTGACAAGGTTTCTTTGCACAGTCGTACTTACTGTGGAATATAAACATTATCACTTTGTTCAAATCCCCAAATAGAAAAGAGGGGAAAATGTAAGTCATTGAGGGGGATTATTAGTTACTTATTCACACTCTTTCCCTGTACCACTGTACCTAATATTAAGTTTTTTAATTGAAGAATGGATTAAAATTCACATTGATTCAAGAGGAGCTAattaataattgttttaaacaTCTCATTTGAATAGGGTTTCATAGCCTATGAAACCTTGTGTCACGCAGGTTGAAAGGACGCAGGCTTTTTAAAGCCTTTAAAGCCCAGGACCTCAACATTTCTGGGGGACCCTGGACAGCAATGTTAGTACTTACTGAACACCAAATTAAGGGGTGCAGACACCATCTCACAGCATGCAGCACCAGCTGACAGGGTGCAGGCACCAGCTGACAGGGTGCAGACACCAGCTGACAGGGTGAAGACACCAGCTGACAGGGTGCAGACACCAACTGACAGGGTGCAGACACCAACTTTTAGGGTGCAGACACCAGTTCAGACACCAGTTTATGGGGTGCAGACACCAACTGACAGGGTGCAGACACCAGCTGTCAGGGTGCAGACACCAGCTGACAGGGTCCAGACACCAGCTGACAGGGTCCAGACACCAGTTTATAGGGTGCAGACACCAGCTGACAGGGTGCAGACACCACCTGACAGGGTGCAGACACCAACTTTTAGGGTGCAGACACCAGTTCAGACACCAGTTTATGGGGTGCAGACACCAACTGACAGGGTGCAGACACCACCTTACAGGGTGCAGACACCAGCTGACAGGGTGCAGAAACCATCTCACAGCATGCAGACACCAGCTGACAGGGTGCAGACACCAGCTGACAGGGTGCAGACACCAGCTGACAGGGTGCAGACACCAGTTCAGACACCAGCTGACAGGGTGCAGACACCAGCTGAC from Nematostella vectensis chromosome 14, jaNemVect1.1, whole genome shotgun sequence carries:
- the LOC125559735 gene encoding FAS-associated death domain protein-like, with translation MVSAPLNLVFISTTVQRNLVTQEIITSIAEEISIDWKDVGRRLKLKESILDNIEDEYRKTKEKSTQMLNKWKQLNAASATIQVLMVALKQAGRRDIAETLEEMTQVHASEQDEDVRTATTALEKLELSADGFSDRGKPLTTPEK